A stretch of the Mycolicibacterium celeriflavum genome encodes the following:
- a CDS encoding DUF1707 SHOCT-like domain-containing protein, producing MDVAASWSGRQTPGTRAKDSDRNDTCQILDSALSEGQLSMTEHGERVKAATTAMTLGELQALVADLQTGNAPVQLPTLKKPRALSVAGAGWGLRIAVAGVLVAPGIAIGWGLYGNTPSPLNFTSDPGAKSDGITPVVLTPPKQLHSLGGLTGLLEQMKQRFGDTSGYRLVVYPDYASLTRPDPNEDRRELNYSYRGGWDDPTSSSKTSDAVEVDLSKFDAKAVVGVLRGAPETLGIKPEDVDSTYLSIDPADDPTTPGALSVDVYVSSDFGSGYIELAGDGTVKQVRYPG from the coding sequence ATCGACGTCGCAGCGAGCTGGTCTGGGCGACAGACACCGGGAACGCGCGCGAAAGACAGCGACCGCAACGACACCTGCCAGATCCTCGACAGCGCGCTGAGCGAGGGCCAGCTGTCGATGACCGAGCACGGCGAGCGGGTCAAGGCCGCGACCACCGCCATGACACTCGGCGAACTCCAGGCCCTGGTGGCCGACCTTCAGACCGGCAACGCGCCGGTTCAACTTCCGACGCTGAAGAAGCCCCGCGCGCTATCGGTCGCCGGCGCCGGCTGGGGCCTGCGCATCGCCGTGGCCGGCGTGCTCGTGGCGCCCGGCATCGCGATCGGCTGGGGTCTGTACGGCAACACCCCGTCGCCGCTGAACTTCACCTCCGACCCGGGCGCCAAGTCAGACGGCATCACGCCGGTGGTGCTCACGCCGCCCAAGCAGTTGCACTCGCTCGGCGGGCTCACGGGGCTTCTGGAGCAGATGAAACAACGCTTCGGCGACACCAGCGGCTACCGCCTCGTCGTCTATCCGGACTACGCGTCGCTGACCCGGCCGGACCCGAACGAGGACCGTCGCGAACTGAACTACAGCTACCGCGGCGGCTGGGACGATCCGACCTCGAGCTCGAAGACCAGTGACGCCGTCGAGGTCGATCTGAGCAAGTTCGACGCCAAGGCCGTCGTCGGTGTCTTGCGGGGAGCCCCCGAGACACTGGGCATCAAGCCGGAGGACGTCGACAGCACCTACCTGAGCATCGACCCGGCCGACGACCCGACGACACCGGGCGCGCTGTCGGTCGACGTCTACGTGTCCAGCGACTTCGGCAGCGGCTATATCGAGCTGGCCGGCGACGGCACGGTCAAGCAGGTCCGGTACCCCGGCTGA
- a CDS encoding LLM class F420-dependent oxidoreductase — MSFPIRIGVQLQPQHSPKYSHIRDAVRRCEDIGVDVAFNWDHFFPLYGDPDGAHYECWTMLGAWAEQTSRIEIGALVTCNSYRNPELLADMARTVDHISDGRLILGIGSGWKQKDYDEYGYEFGTAGSRLDDLAAAMPRITSRLAKLNPQPTRDIPVLIGGGGEKKTLRLVAEYGDIWHSFSDSAEYPRKADVLAGHCADVGRDPAAIERSAGVSGKSVDALLAEADALADLGVTMLTVGVNGPDYELSDAEALCRWRDRRQNEGG, encoded by the coding sequence GTGAGCTTCCCCATTCGCATCGGCGTGCAACTGCAGCCGCAACACTCCCCGAAGTACAGCCACATCCGCGACGCGGTCCGACGCTGTGAGGACATCGGTGTCGACGTCGCGTTCAACTGGGACCACTTCTTCCCGCTCTACGGCGATCCCGACGGCGCGCACTACGAATGCTGGACGATGCTGGGCGCCTGGGCCGAGCAGACGTCGCGCATCGAGATCGGCGCGCTGGTGACATGTAACTCGTACCGCAATCCCGAGCTCCTCGCCGACATGGCGCGCACGGTCGACCACATCAGCGACGGGCGGCTGATCCTCGGCATCGGCTCAGGATGGAAGCAGAAGGACTACGACGAGTACGGCTACGAGTTCGGCACCGCGGGCAGCAGGCTCGACGACCTCGCCGCGGCGATGCCGCGCATCACGTCGCGGCTGGCCAAGCTGAATCCGCAGCCCACCCGCGACATCCCGGTCCTGATCGGCGGCGGAGGTGAGAAGAAGACGCTGCGACTGGTCGCCGAGTACGGAGACATCTGGCACAGCTTCTCCGACAGCGCCGAGTATCCGCGCAAGGCCGACGTTCTGGCCGGCCACTGCGCCGACGTCGGTCGCGACCCGGCGGCGATCGAACGGTCGGCCGGTGTGTCGGGAAAGAGTGTGGACGCGTTGCTCGCCGAGGCCGACGCGCTGGCCGACCTCGGCGTCACGATGCTGACCGTCGGCGTCAACGGACCCGACTACGAGTTGTCCGACGCCGAGGCGCTCTGCCGGTGGCGTGACCGTCGTCAAAACGAAGGCGGCTGA
- a CDS encoding alpha/beta fold hydrolase gives MTEISPDDELAALDEFIFLDENARQAGVDEVPPAKRIDAGPISALKFGDGAPRVVFLHGGGQNAHTWDTVIVGLGEPALAVDLPGHGRSAWREDGDYGPKRNAVAIEPVIRSLAPDAALVVGMSLGGLTALRLAVAAPDLVRRLVLVDVTPSAPERHTEMTEAQKGTVALVQGDRVFPSFEAMLEKTVAAAPHRDRESLRRGVFHNAKRLEDGTWTWRYDSISKGEGFEGLWDDVPRLTVPTTLVRGANSFFVNDDDAAEFARTAPGFKGVQIVEDSGHSVQSDQPGKLIEILRDVLARGD, from the coding sequence GTGACCGAGATCTCGCCTGACGACGAACTGGCCGCGCTCGACGAGTTCATCTTCCTCGACGAGAACGCGCGCCAGGCCGGTGTCGATGAGGTGCCGCCGGCCAAGCGCATCGACGCCGGGCCGATCAGCGCGCTGAAGTTCGGCGACGGTGCCCCGCGGGTCGTGTTCCTGCACGGCGGCGGTCAGAACGCGCACACCTGGGACACGGTGATCGTCGGCCTCGGCGAGCCGGCGCTGGCCGTCGATCTGCCCGGCCACGGCCGCTCGGCATGGCGGGAGGACGGCGACTACGGCCCCAAGCGTAATGCGGTGGCGATCGAACCCGTGATCCGCTCGCTCGCCCCGGACGCGGCACTTGTCGTGGGCATGTCACTCGGTGGCCTGACCGCGTTGCGGCTTGCGGTGGCGGCACCCGACCTGGTGCGCCGGCTGGTGCTCGTCGACGTGACACCGTCGGCGCCGGAGCGGCACACCGAGATGACCGAGGCGCAGAAGGGCACCGTGGCGCTGGTGCAAGGCGACCGCGTCTTCCCGTCGTTCGAGGCGATGTTGGAGAAGACGGTCGCCGCGGCACCGCATCGGGACCGGGAGTCGTTGCGCCGCGGGGTTTTTCACAATGCGAAGCGACTCGAGGACGGCACCTGGACCTGGCGCTACGACTCCATCAGCAAGGGCGAAGGCTTCGAAGGCTTGTGGGACGACGTGCCGCGGCTGACGGTGCCGACGACGTTGGTGCGCGGCGCGAACTCGTTCTTCGTCAACGACGACGACGCCGCCGAGTTCGCCCGGACCGCACCGGGTTTCAAGGGAGTCCAGATCGTCGAGGACTCCGGGCACTCGGTGCAAAGCGACCAACCCGGCAAGCTGATCGAGATCCTGCGGGATGTGCTCGCGCGCGGCGATTAG
- a CDS encoding inositol-3-phosphate synthase: MASNGEVRVAIVGVGNCASSLVQGVQYYQDADETATVPGLMHVRLGPYHVRDVKFVAAFDVDAKKVGFDLSEAIFASENNTIKIADVPPTNVTVQRGPTLDGIGKYYADTIEVSDSDPVDVVKALKDAEVDVLVSYLPVGSEEADKFYAQCAIDAGVAFVNALPVFIASDPEWAKKFADAGVPIVGDDIKSQIGATITHRVMAKLFEDRGVQLDRTMQLNVGGNMDFLNMLERSRLESKKISKTQAVTSNLQREFNTKDVHIGPSDHVGWLDDRKWAYVRLEGRAFGDVPLNLEYKLEVWDSPNSAGVIIDAVRAAKIAKDRGIGGPVEAASAYLMKSPPKQLPDDVARAQLETFIEG, translated from the coding sequence ATGGCATCAAACGGAGAGGTGCGGGTCGCGATTGTCGGCGTGGGCAACTGCGCGTCGTCGCTCGTACAGGGCGTGCAGTACTACCAGGACGCCGATGAGACGGCCACTGTGCCCGGTCTGATGCATGTGCGTCTCGGCCCGTACCACGTGCGCGACGTCAAGTTCGTCGCCGCGTTCGACGTCGACGCCAAGAAGGTCGGCTTCGACCTGTCCGAGGCGATCTTCGCTTCCGAGAACAACACGATCAAGATCGCCGACGTGCCGCCCACGAACGTGACGGTGCAGCGCGGCCCGACGCTCGATGGCATCGGCAAGTACTACGCCGACACCATCGAGGTCTCCGACTCCGATCCGGTCGACGTGGTCAAGGCGCTCAAGGACGCCGAGGTCGACGTGCTGGTGTCCTACCTGCCGGTCGGCAGCGAGGAGGCCGACAAGTTCTATGCGCAGTGCGCGATCGACGCCGGCGTGGCGTTCGTCAACGCGCTCCCCGTCTTCATCGCCTCGGACCCCGAGTGGGCCAAGAAGTTCGCCGATGCCGGGGTGCCGATCGTCGGCGACGACATCAAGAGCCAGATCGGCGCGACGATCACCCACCGCGTGATGGCCAAGCTGTTCGAAGACCGGGGCGTGCAACTCGACCGAACGATGCAGCTCAACGTCGGCGGCAACATGGACTTCCTCAACATGCTCGAGCGTTCGCGGCTGGAGTCGAAGAAGATCTCCAAGACCCAGGCCGTCACGTCCAACCTGCAGCGCGAGTTCAACACCAAGGACGTGCACATCGGCCCGTCCGATCACGTCGGCTGGCTCGACGACCGCAAGTGGGCCTACGTGCGGCTGGAGGGCCGCGCGTTCGGCGATGTGCCGCTGAACCTGGAATACAAGCTCGAGGTGTGGGATTCGCCGAACTCGGCCGGCGTCATCATCGACGCGGTGCGCGCGGCGAAGATCGCCAAGGACCGCGGCATCGGCGGACCTGTCGAGGCGGCGTCGGCCTACCTGATGAAGAGCCCGCCCAAGCAGTTGCCCGACGATGTGGCTCGCGCGCAGCTCGAGACGTTTATCGAGGGCTGA
- a CDS encoding PadR family transcriptional regulator, which produces MLELAILGLLLESPMHGYELRKRLTGLLGAFRAFSYGSLYPALRRMQTDGLIVEDAAPDGTPKMRRARRVYQLTEKGKQRFAELVADTGPQNFSDDGFGVHLAFFNRTPAEARMRILEGRRRQVEERREGLREAVARASSSIDRYTRQLHQLGLESSEREVKWLNELIAAERLSQGRSDNAVQP; this is translated from the coding sequence GTGCTGGAATTGGCCATCTTGGGACTCCTGCTGGAATCGCCGATGCACGGCTACGAACTTCGCAAGAGATTGACCGGGTTGCTCGGCGCCTTCCGCGCGTTTTCGTACGGCTCGCTGTACCCGGCGCTGCGGCGTATGCAGACCGACGGGCTCATCGTCGAGGATGCGGCGCCGGACGGCACCCCGAAGATGCGCCGGGCGCGACGCGTCTACCAGCTCACCGAAAAAGGCAAGCAGCGCTTCGCCGAGCTGGTGGCCGACACCGGCCCACAGAACTTCTCCGACGACGGTTTCGGCGTCCATCTCGCCTTCTTCAACCGCACCCCGGCCGAGGCCCGGATGCGGATCCTGGAGGGGCGTCGTCGTCAGGTAGAGGAACGCCGTGAGGGTCTGCGTGAAGCCGTCGCGCGGGCTAGCAGCTCAATCGACCGGTACACCCGACAGCTCCATCAGCTCGGGTTGGAGTCCAGCGAGCGCGAAGTGAAATGGCTCAACGAGTTGATAGCGGCGGAACGTCTGAGCCAGGGGCGCTCGGACAACGCAGTGCAGCCCTAG
- a CDS encoding DUF5318 domain-containing protein: MRLQRQVVDYALRRRSLLAEVYSGRTGVSEVCDANPYLLRAAKFHGKPSSVTCPICRKEQLTLVSWVFGDHLGPVSGSARTAEELVLLASRYDEFSVHVVEVCRTCSWNHLVKSYVLGEVPPTGGSRGSRSTRTARERARTASE, encoded by the coding sequence GTGCGATTGCAGCGACAGGTGGTGGACTACGCGCTTCGGCGACGGTCCCTGCTGGCCGAGGTCTATTCGGGGCGCACCGGCGTCTCAGAGGTCTGCGACGCCAATCCCTATTTGCTGCGCGCCGCCAAGTTCCACGGCAAGCCCAGTTCGGTGACATGTCCGATCTGCCGCAAGGAACAGCTCACCCTGGTGTCGTGGGTATTCGGTGACCATCTGGGCCCGGTGTCGGGTTCCGCGCGAACCGCCGAGGAGTTGGTCCTGCTGGCATCCCGATACGACGAGTTCTCGGTACACGTGGTGGAGGTATGCCGCACCTGCAGCTGGAATCACCTGGTCAAGTCGTACGTGCTGGGCGAGGTCCCGCCAACCGGAGGTTCTCGGGGATCACGCAGCACTCGGACCGCGCGCGAGCGTGCGCGCACGGCCAGTGAATAG
- a CDS encoding thioesterase family protein, translated as MLDGRDFALEGVSAVDGISRFTRELPERWCFDGRAFGGYTSALALAAMFAHSGRPAAASLSVTFVDAGAPGPLELDVRSIRGGRTAAAVEATVRQRGRTILIANSWFADGWLGPPSVDAAVPFERYGTAASPLPDPSAGSSLDWIGAEYPPLRFAQRRGVDYPESLTHFADRRPEVALWVSTGPADALDPLEHPQIADVLHADAHLFDAPGKVCGFVDAWLLSLDLSLVWQPGAHLVPSTAWRLLESRGSVANGGVSAYGSLRGSDGSLLAVLTSQGLIR; from the coding sequence ATGCTGGACGGGCGCGACTTCGCCCTCGAGGGTGTATCGGCCGTTGACGGCATCAGCCGCTTCACGCGTGAGCTTCCCGAGCGCTGGTGCTTCGACGGCCGCGCGTTCGGCGGCTACACATCGGCGCTCGCGCTGGCCGCGATGTTCGCGCACAGCGGCCGCCCGGCGGCGGCGTCGCTGTCGGTGACCTTCGTCGACGCCGGCGCACCGGGCCCGCTTGAACTCGACGTCCGCAGCATCCGCGGCGGTCGTACGGCCGCGGCCGTCGAGGCGACCGTCCGCCAGCGCGGCCGCACGATTTTGATCGCGAACAGCTGGTTCGCCGACGGCTGGCTCGGCCCGCCGTCGGTAGACGCGGCGGTCCCGTTCGAGCGCTACGGCACCGCGGCGTCGCCGCTACCGGATCCGTCGGCGGGGTCGTCGCTGGACTGGATCGGCGCCGAGTACCCGCCGCTGCGGTTCGCCCAGCGCCGCGGCGTGGACTACCCGGAAAGCCTCACCCACTTCGCGGACCGGCGGCCGGAGGTGGCGTTGTGGGTCAGCACCGGTCCCGCCGACGCGCTCGACCCCCTCGAGCATCCGCAGATCGCCGACGTGCTGCACGCCGACGCCCACCTCTTCGACGCGCCAGGCAAGGTCTGCGGCTTCGTGGACGCGTGGCTGCTGAGCCTGGATCTCAGCCTGGTGTGGCAGCCGGGCGCGCACCTGGTGCCCTCGACCGCGTGGCGGTTGCTGGAGTCGCGCGGTTCGGTCGCCAACGGAGGCGTCTCGGCGTACGGCTCGCTGCGCGGCTCCGACGGGTCGCTGCTGGCCGTGCTGACTTCGCAGGGCCTCATCCGGTGA
- a CDS encoding GntR family transcriptional regulator, which yields MPKKYGVKEKDLVVAHVVNLVLTGKLRSGDRIDRNEIAHELGLSRVPIQEAVVQLEHDGILSTRYHRGAFVERFDEDFIREHHELHGFLTGMASARAAAEPDPRIVDRLTMLTELLRSTRESRAFHDAAWQYRSVITDAYAGPRLAALIRSVQAFIPRQFWVAYLSNHDEMLPYYENETAAIGRGDEAAARGACVDRTELMGRIMLAELVRRGVLRAAGASPVAF from the coding sequence ATGCCCAAGAAGTACGGGGTCAAGGAAAAAGACCTTGTGGTCGCGCATGTCGTCAACTTGGTCCTGACCGGCAAGCTCCGCTCCGGTGATCGGATCGACCGCAACGAGATCGCGCACGAACTCGGGCTGTCGCGCGTGCCGATCCAGGAAGCCGTCGTGCAGCTGGAACACGACGGCATCCTGTCCACCCGGTATCACCGCGGCGCATTCGTCGAACGTTTCGACGAGGACTTCATCCGCGAACACCACGAGCTGCACGGCTTTTTGACCGGCATGGCCTCCGCCCGCGCCGCGGCAGAACCGGATCCACGCATCGTCGACCGACTGACCATGTTGACCGAACTGCTGCGCAGCACCCGCGAGTCCCGCGCCTTCCACGATGCGGCCTGGCAGTACCGCAGCGTGATCACCGACGCGTATGCCGGTCCGCGGTTGGCAGCGCTGATCAGGTCGGTGCAAGCCTTCATCCCGCGCCAGTTCTGGGTCGCGTACCTGAGCAACCACGACGAGATGCTGCCGTACTACGAGAACGAGACCGCCGCGATCGGCCGCGGCGACGAGGCGGCCGCGCGCGGCGCGTGCGTCGACCGCACCGAGTTGATGGGTCGGATCATGCTCGCCGAACTGGTCCGCCGCGGGGTGTTGCGCGCGGCAGGTGCCTCACCGGTTGCGTTCTGA